The following is a genomic window from candidate division WOR-3 bacterium.
ATGCGGTTTACAAAGCCTACACCCTGGCAAAACAGGATGCCTTAAACAGCCTGACCGAGCCGGTTCCTCTCCATCTGCGCAACCCGGTGACACCTTTAATGGAAAACTTAGGCTATGGCAAAGGCTATAAATATGCCCACGACTTCCCTGATGCCAAAGTTGAACAGGAGCATTTTCCCGAATCGCTCAAAGGCAGAAAATACTACTTCCCCTCTGACCGTGGCTTTGAAGCGGAATTAAAGAAAAGGCACAGGCACCCCCGCAACGATTAATTACATTAAGGTTATTGATGAAGACCTTTTCAGTCTAAATTTTTCCTCTTATCTTTCCCTTTCCAGTTCCGGTTTGGGCGGGTTTTTCATCTGTTCATAGCGGGCTCTGCCAGCAGGGGTGCGAAAATTAAGACCTTGTGCTTTTCCCTCGCGTTCCAGTTGCAGCATACAGCCGGCAAGGAAGTCATCATCAAGCATCCTGCCAGCAAGTTCACCGGTCTTTGGTTGCTCAACCGGCATCATCTGCTGCCCAGAGTAGCCAGCTCAGGGTAGCCAAAAGCACTACGATGTAGCGGGTCATTTTGACCTCCTTTTGTTTTAACCTAACAGCCCTCGCTGCCCGAGTTGGCTGAACTTGAGCAGCATCTAACTGTACCATTTAAAACCCTTCTGTCAAGCTTTGCAAAAGGGAATAAAAGAAACTGCTTCCCCTCATTAAGAGCCCGCACTTTGCGCACTGCCAAAGGCAAAGGGCAAGAGGGATTTCTCGACAGGCTCGAAATGACACCCTCACCCCTCCTCTCCCTTAGGGAGAGGGGAAGCGGGATAGGGATTCCTCGACAAGTTCGGAATGACGGGGAGGGGAAATGACCAATCGCGAATGTCTCCCTATCATTAAGAGCCAGAATCTTGGAAAGATTAACAGACAGATTCCTAAATTCTGGTGTCAAACACGGCTAAATCACATACTGGCAAAAGGTTAGTGAGTTTTTAGTTTTTGGTTTATGGTTTTCAGGGCAGGTCCTCCCCACCACTACCCCTACCATTTCGGTTTTGGGTTTGGGTTTGAGAATTGTTTTTATCATTTTTGTCGGTTTTGACATCGGTTTCATCAGCAGGATAATCTTTGGCAATGAACTGGGCTTTGCTGTTTTTTCTTTTTTCCATTGCGGACAGGGCGGTGATTGAAAGTGTGTTTGTGCGCCAGGCTGAGATTGGTCGCAGGCTCGCAGGTGTGAATTATCGGGCTGAGTTCAAGTACATTGAGACCGACATTCTCAAGGGAACAATTAAAAGGCTTGGCTGTATCCGCCGGGTGATAATGACAGGTTATGATGAGCAAACCGAGGTTTTTCTGAGCGCAACCGTTGACGGCAGAGAGGTTGATGGCGAAAAAATGAGGCAGGTCTGTCAGGAACTTAAAAGAAAGGGTCTAATTGCGCGCAAATCAAGGATGCCGTTTCTGGTCGCAACCAGGGATGAGTATGAATACGAGGTTTCCGGGGTTGCTGAGATTCAAGGTGAAAGTTGCCGGGTGATAAAATTTTTCCCGAAAAGGGCGGACAACCTCCATCTGCGCGGTAAGGGCTATGTATCTCTGAAAGGTTATGATGTTGTGCGCCTGGAGTTTGTGCCGGCAAGGTTGCCGTTTGTTGTCAGGGAGGCAAGAATGGTGCTTGATTACAAACCGGTTCAGGGCTTCTGGTTGCCAAGCCGTTTTGCAATGTGGATGGGGTTGCGTGTCAAGGTTTTTAAGGAGTTTTGGCACCAGCGGCTTGAGATAGAGGATGTTTATGATGATTATCAACTGGACCTGAACCGGGATGGGGCTTAGTGTGATTTTGCCTGCGGTGGTCATGCCCCTTGTCGGTTTTCTGTGCGGTTCTTTGATGTTTTCCTTCTGGCTCGGGCTTTTGCGCGGCAAGGACATCAGAAAGGTTGGTGATGGCAATCCCGGCGCGGTTAATGCCTTTAAGGCGGCAGGAGCTTTTGTCGGCACGCTCGGGCTTTTATTTGATTTTCTTAAAGGCGCGCTCCCGGTCGCTTTTGGCTACTGGTATCTGCACATCTCCGGGATTGCGCTCACCGCCCTGATTGTTGCCCCGGTTTTCGGGCACGCCTTTTCACCCTGGCTCAAATTCAGAGGCGGAAAGGCGCTGGCAGTAACATTCGGGGTCTGGTCAGGAATAACGCTCTATCAGGTGCCGGTCCTGATGGGCGCAATCCTTCTGTTCAGCCGTTTTGTTCTGCGCATCCGGCAGGATGGGGTGTGCGTGCTGTTAGCGCTTTTGGGGATGATGGTCTTTGTCATCCTGAGGTATCATTCACCGGTGTTCACCCTGGCGGCGATTTTGACCGCAATGACTGTCCTCTTTAAACACCGTGTCGCTCTCGGTCTTTAATGAACACCGATAATTTCTTTTTTGACAGCTACCGGATTTTAATATTTGTCGCGGTGCAATTTTTGATTGCTTTGAGCAACTGGTTTCTGCTGCGC
Proteins encoded in this region:
- a CDS encoding glycerol-3-phosphate acyltransferase, yielding MVMPLVGFLCGSLMFSFWLGLLRGKDIRKVGDGNPGAVNAFKAAGAFVGTLGLLFDFLKGALPVAFGYWYLHISGIALTALIVAPVFGHAFSPWLKFRGGKALAVTFGVWSGITLYQVPVLMGAILLFSRFVLRIRQDGVCVLLALLGMMVFVILRYHSPVFTLAAILTAMTVLFKHRVALGL